A stretch of the Synechocystis sp. PCC 7338 genome encodes the following:
- the ftsY gene encoding signal recognition particle-docking protein FtsY translates to MFNWFRRQFGKDNTVPESAPPEGAEVSPELAPEVMQAEAESPSEEDAQKVELATTAPEEPNPTTANPDDYLQWAKAAYQNIQARKAETVAPPDSPTETTVEEKTETNEAEADVIPLASGQPSATVTAEDSPTAPVKEATGPAWLQKSDRLEALKETAVEEATVAGTLTAESMAIDDDFIWSAKVLAAQGRSAADVSAEEIDWLKKLRQGLSKTRVNLVNQLKSIVGQGPLNEAAVEEIEAILLQADVGIEATDYIITTLQDKLREEALPPEQAIEFLKEILRSILDRPLLSLPSPEFAPEAEGLNVWLLTGVNGAGKTTTIGKLAFMAKQSGYECVIAAADTFRAAAVEQVKVWGERSGVPVIANPGQNTDPAAVVYDGISAAQSRNVNLLLVDTAGRLQNKKNLMDELAKIRRIIDKKAPNATVESLLVLDATLGQNGLRQAEVFAEAAKLSGVVLTKLDGSAKGGVALAVAQQLNLPIRFIGAGEGIEDLRPFSSYEFVEALLNG, encoded by the coding sequence ATGTTTAATTGGTTCCGTCGTCAGTTTGGTAAAGATAATACTGTCCCCGAGTCTGCTCCCCCGGAAGGGGCGGAGGTTAGTCCTGAATTGGCACCGGAGGTAATGCAAGCAGAAGCGGAATCCCCCAGTGAGGAAGATGCCCAAAAGGTGGAATTAGCTACTACCGCCCCGGAGGAACCAAATCCCACCACTGCCAACCCGGACGATTATCTCCAATGGGCCAAGGCGGCATACCAAAATATTCAAGCCCGCAAAGCAGAAACCGTTGCCCCGCCGGACTCCCCTACAGAGACAACGGTGGAGGAGAAAACAGAAACGAATGAAGCGGAAGCTGATGTTATTCCCTTGGCATCTGGCCAACCATCGGCAACAGTGACGGCGGAAGATAGCCCCACTGCTCCGGTGAAAGAAGCAACGGGCCCCGCTTGGTTACAAAAATCCGATCGCCTGGAGGCATTAAAAGAAACGGCGGTGGAAGAGGCCACGGTGGCGGGCACTCTCACCGCTGAATCCATGGCCATTGATGATGACTTCATCTGGTCAGCGAAAGTTTTGGCGGCCCAGGGGCGATCGGCGGCGGACGTGTCCGCAGAAGAAATAGATTGGCTGAAGAAACTGCGCCAGGGCCTGAGCAAAACCAGGGTTAACTTGGTCAATCAGCTTAAGTCCATTGTGGGCCAGGGACCCCTCAACGAAGCGGCGGTGGAGGAAATTGAAGCCATATTGCTCCAGGCCGATGTGGGCATTGAAGCCACCGACTACATCATTACCACCCTCCAGGACAAGTTGCGGGAGGAAGCGTTGCCGCCGGAACAGGCCATTGAATTTCTCAAGGAAATTTTGCGTTCCATCCTCGATCGCCCTTTATTATCCCTACCCAGTCCTGAATTTGCCCCGGAAGCGGAAGGATTGAATGTCTGGTTATTAACGGGGGTTAACGGAGCTGGCAAAACCACCACGATTGGCAAGCTAGCTTTTATGGCTAAACAATCGGGCTATGAATGTGTCATTGCAGCGGCGGACACTTTTCGGGCGGCAGCGGTGGAACAGGTGAAAGTGTGGGGAGAAAGGAGTGGCGTCCCGGTCATTGCTAACCCTGGGCAAAACACTGACCCGGCGGCGGTGGTCTATGACGGCATTAGTGCGGCCCAGTCTCGTAACGTTAATCTACTGTTGGTGGATACGGCGGGGAGATTGCAAAATAAGAAAAATTTAATGGACGAGCTGGCTAAAATTCGTCGCATTATCGACAAAAAAGCCCCCAATGCCACCGTAGAATCCCTATTGGTACTGGATGCCACCCTGGGGCAAAACGGTTTACGCCAGGCGGAAGTATTTGCTGAGGCCGCTAAATTGAGCGGCGTGGTGCTGACCAAGTTAGATGGCAGCGCTAAGGGAGGAGTGGCCCTGGCGGTGGCCCAGCAGTTGAATCTGCCCATTCGTTTTATTGGAGCAGGGGAAGGCATTGAGGATTTGCGCCCCTTTTCCAGCTATGAATTTGTTGAAGCCCTACTAAACGGTTAA